The following nucleotide sequence is from Triticum dicoccoides isolate Atlit2015 ecotype Zavitan chromosome 7B, WEW_v2.0, whole genome shotgun sequence.
tgtcagcagattatattcatggattattattattctctctacggtggtatatggaatgttatcttgcagagtcggacacggtccttgtgtttcgAATTTATCTTggatattcggagatggaacccgcctcgcaatgccgaagacaatctacgcgccagactcatcgtcattgaagcctggttcaggggctactgagggagtcctggataacggGGTATCCAGactgccggactatgtactttggccggactgttggactatgaagatacaagatggaagacttcgtctcgtgtctggataggactctccttggcgtggaaggcaagcttggcgatccgaatgtagatctcctcctctgtaaaccgactctgtgtaaccctagccccctccaatgtctatataaaccggagggtttagtccgtaggactcatcatcatcatcatcaacaatcataccataggctagcttctagggttcagcctctctaatctcgtggtagatcaactcttgtaatactcatatcatcaagatcaatcaagcaggaagtagggtattacctccatcgagagggcccgaacctgggtaaacatcgtgtccccagtctcctgttaccattagccttagacgcatagttcgggaccccctacccgagatccgccggttttgacactgacaaggaTCCCCCTGCCGAAGACCACACCCGTGCTTAACTGGATCACAAGCAACACCATTTAGCAAAACTCTAGATGAGGCCGTGGATAGGAGGGCGGAGACCCAATCTCGAAACCGGCTCGGAAACTGGTGGTGACAAAGTAAAACCATTAAATAATCCCATCTCACAGAGTCGAAAGCTTTCTTGATGTCAAGCTTGAATAGCAAGGATGAAGCTTTATTGCGGTGCAGCCGACGAGCCAAGTTGCAGACATACATGAAGTTATCATGGATACTCCTtttcttgatgaaagcactttgagTATTGGAAACGAGGTTGGGCATGTGAAGAGAAAGGTGAGTGGCCATCATCTTAGCTATGACCTTTGCCACAATATGAATAAGACTTATGGGCCTGAAGTCAGAGATGTCCTCCGCCCCATCTTTTTTGGCAATGAGAGCAATGTTGGCAGTGTTGAGCCAATGAAGGTTGGAGATGCGGAGGGCGGAAAATGTGTTTGATCACTTGCATAAATTCAGGTTTTACAATATCCCAACATTCCTTGAAGAAAGCAGCAGTGAAGCCATCCGGACCAGGGGCCTTGTCGCTAGGgagatcatagattgcaccatgaaCTTCCTCCTTTGTGAACGGGGCATCTATATCTGAGAGTTCACAAGTTGAAGGGGGGATGCAAGACCAATTGAAGTACTTACAGCGCGGGGGGCCTTTACCAATGGCTCTAGCAAAGTGAGATTGCACAATATCTTTCTTGTCATCGTGATTTGTGACCCATCATGTGTTATGCTTGAGGCGGTGGATAAAATTCTTTCTTTTTCGATGGTTGATCCGGAGGTGGAAGAAGCGAGTGTTAGCATCTCCCTCTTTGAGTAAGGTGATTCGCGAGGATTGTCTCTTTCGGGCCCTTTCTAGAACAACCAAGGCCACGACCTTTCTTTTAAGCTCTCTTCTAAGGTCACGCTCACCGGAGCTAAGGGGCCTCTCCTCTTGTGCCATGTCCAGCCGAAGGATGATCTCAAGGGCCATATGGAGTTGAATTTTGTGATTAGAGAAGATACTTCGGCTCCATGTCCGAAGGCGCTGACTTGTTTTTTTAAGTTTGTGGAACAACACATGATAGGGCTCGGAATGGTTCACCCTTTTATTCCAAGCATCTTGCACTGTCTTCTTGAAGTTGGGCATTTTGATCCAGAAATTTCCAAATCTGAATGTTTTGGGTCTCGTCAGCCCCTTTTCACTAGTGAGAAGAAGTGGGCAATGGTCAGAGACCGAGGACGAAAGCGCATGAAGGATGTGTGAGCCAAATTCCACATTCCAGTCTTGATTGCAGAAAAAACTATCCAGTTTGCTCATTGTCGGATTAGCCTGCTCATTCGTCCACGTGAACCTTCTGTTCTGAAGGTGTATCTCCTTTAGCTCACATGAATTGAGGGTGTTTCGGAAGCGCACCAATCGGCTGCGATCGACATTTGTGTGGTTCTTGTCACGGGCATGATAGACTTGGTTGAAGTCTCCAGTCACGAGCCATCTCGTACCTTGTTGAGGCTTTGGCTCAAAAGCTCCTGGAAAAAAAGCATCTTTAAGATTGCTTCTTGTAGGCCCATAAATAGAGGTGAGTTTGAAGGAGGTGGTACTGTTGACTAGGGTGATCATAGCAGAGATAAAGAAGGTTCCAAAGGAGATGCTATCAAGTTTGATGGAATCAGCATTCCAAAGCAGGAGGATACCACCTTTGGTGCCATTGGCAGGGCGCTCAGCAAAGCTTTTTAATCTTTGTCCACCAAGAAAGGAAGCCAAAAATGGATCAACAATAGCTAATTTTGTTTCCTGTAGACAAACAATGTTGCAAGGTGTCGCGGCAATTGTGTCATGAACAACAGAGCGACGATCTGGGCAATTGAGACCGCGGACATTCCAATTGAGTATGCAAATGTCATTTCCATTCATGGCAAACAATGGCTACATCAGTCCTAGTAGGGAGCACAAGCAGGGGCCTTGACAAGGCAACATCATCAGGAAGTTGCAAGCGACAACTACAAAACTACAAACAGGCAGAAGCAACACAAACAGGCCTAACATAGGCATGAGAACCATAAAGCATGGGCAGCTAATCATAAAAAACTGGGCTACATCATCTGAAGTTGAGCAACATCATCAGGCAGATGTCGAGGCATCGCTGTCGGCCTAGTCTTGGAGTTCCAGTCCAGCATCACCACCATGGTCCACAAGTGCATCTTCAACAGCCCTTGTCAGTTCATAGTCGAGTCTGAAGAGTGCTCGAAGTGCAGCAACAGCAATGTCCGAAAGTTGACCATGGAACAGGGCCACATATTGGTCGATGGCATTCTCGGTGATCGTCTCACCCTCTTCGACAATCCCCAACCTGTGACAGAGTAGCCGCTCCGCCAGTTGGGCGATGGGCATGGTACAGTTCTTTGCTTGAAGTCTTGGGCTATAGCGGCCGACAGAGAAGCGGGTGATGCCCGCAAGTGTCTTCCTCCNNNNNNNNNNNNNNNNNNNNNNNNNNNNNNNNNNNNNNNNNNNNNNNNNNNNNNNNNNNNNNNNNNNNNNNNNNNNNNNNNNNNNNNNNNNNNNNNNNNNNNNNNNNNNNNNNNNNNNNNNNNNNNNNNNNNNNNNNNNNNNNNNNNNNNNNNNNNNNNNNNNNNNNNNNNNNNNNNNNNNNNNNNNNNNNNNNNNNNNNNNNNNNNNNNNNNNNNNNNNNNNNNNNNNNNNNNNNNNNNNNNNNNNNNNNNNNNNNNNNNNNNNNNNNNNNNNNNNNNNNNNNNNNNNNNNNNNNNNNNNNNNNNNNNNNNNNNNNNNNNNNNNNNNNNNNNNNNNNNNNNNNNNNNNNNNNNNNNNNNNNNNNNNNNNNNNNNNNNNNNNNNNNNNNNNNNNNNNNNNNNNNNNNNNNNNNNNNNNNNNNNNNNNNNNNNNNNNNNNNNNNNNNNNNNNNNNNNNNNNNNNNNNNNNNNNNNNNNNNNNNNNNNNNNNNNNNNNNNNNNNNNNNNNNNNNNNNNNNNNNNNNNNNNNNNNAGCAGCGCCGGCAGCCATGGCACTAAGATGGGGGTGCGCTGACTGTCACGCGACAAGCTGTGAGTGGTGATGACCTCTGTAGAACTTGGTGTGGCAATGACATCTCCAGGTGTAGGACTTGGCGTCGCGGTGATCTCATGAGGCGAAGAGATGTGCCTGGCTATGATTTCTGCAGACGAAGAAGGAAGCGCAGGTGTTGCAGGTTCATTGTGATCTTCCTGGAGCTGACGGCTTGACGCGGCGGAGGTGGGGATCGAGGTGAAGTTGCCCAGCTAGCGGAGGGGCATTCCTTGGCACTCTGTAGCCACCCAGGGGTCAGAGACATGGGGAGGATCTCGATGATGTCTTCAGAGGTGGTGCAAGGGGATGGCGGTGGCGAGCGGACAAGCGCCTCGTCTGTCGCCGTGCTAGACCGCCCGACACCACTACATTGTGAGAGGTCCCTTCGATCATCACGGCGGCAGTCTCCACGCATGCCGTCCAGCTGGTCCCTGCGGCCCCTAGCCTAACCCATCCGGTCGCGGTCATCGTCACGTCGGTGCCGGCCGTTGTCATCGCGGCGCCACCTCCAACCTGTTGTGATGGCGGGCCTTAGCAGTAAACGGATGTGTAGCCCCAGGCGTTGAGGATGACGGCGGAGAGTTGGTGCAGCTCCAAGCCCGGTGTCCGATCTGATGACAATGGAGACAGGTAAATGGGTTCCTGCAGTACGCCTTGCAGTGTCCCTTGAGCAGGCAACGGTGGCAAGTACGATCTTTGTGCTTGACGAAATTCTTCTTCCCCGGGGTGGAAAAAGTAGGCGCGGACCTGCGGCTCGACTGTTGATGGTTGGAGCGGCCCTCCCTCCACCAGTAAGGCGGCCGTATGAGGCGCCACCCATCCTCTTCGATGTTGACAGCGGTAGAGCGCGGCCTCGGATTCACCGCAGCAGCAGACTTGAAGATTGAAGCTGACGGAGATTTGAGGCACAGCCGATGGGCACCTTGGACGGGGAGAGGAGGAGTGCCTTCCATCCGAGCATCAGTGGCAGCAAAACGAACCTTGAGGGACGGCCCCGCCACATCAGGGGCGGCCACGCAGGCCGCGAATGGCGGAGCGGCGACCCGGACACGCAGATTCGACGAGATCTCCGCCAGCTGCGGAAATAAAGATGCTACCAGGCTCGACCTTGCGAACAGCGGCAgagggaacccccgggggaaccgcGGCGACGATGAGGAGGCGCTGCTCCGCGGGAGGAGGGGTTGGTCGTTGGCTATGGTGGCCACGGGCACCGGGGCGGCGCGTCGCAGGAGCGCTAGTGTGGGGCGAGGCATGCCATCTGTATCCCTACCGGTGCAGGCGGGGTGGAGGTCGATGAATTCTTGACGGACATGAAGTCCAATGAGGAGCCGGAGCTGCAGGAGGTGGCCAACGACCATGAGGCATGACCATCGGGCAATGCCGACATGAAGGTTGTCTACATCTCCGATGACAAGTAGTAGCAGACTAGTTTTATCTACAATTTAGTAAACTTCAGTCGGCTGATAATccgatttgggtcagtcgatttttctagAAGAAAGAAGGCGCCGAAGGGAAGTAAGAAACAGCCGcagtgggggctcgccggagaggctaTCCCAGTATCTATCTTACGGTTTAGGGGTGGGGACGGTGGTGGACGGCGGTGGTGTAGATGGATGGCCCGGGGCGGCGGGAGACTGGCGGTGAGGGATGGTTTCAGGGAGGGCGAGGTGGCGAGGAGCGCCGGCGGCGGCTCAGGGCAGATTGAGTTcgaggttgaagatgaagttctggGTGTTCGACCAAGGTCCAACGATGAAGATTGGAAGATGAAAATCGATTGATGCCTTAATTTTTTTTTCAATGGACTGATGTATAGCCTCGCCCTTTTATCTATTAGGTTGCATGTTTGAGTATAAGTTTGAGGTTGCATCCCGGACTCGTTCGCAGACGTATAGAGGGACGGATTACCTTAGGTCTGGCTCTAATTAGGCTTACAGAAATTTCAGTGTCGAAGCAAAGACCAGCTATCAATCGAAGGCACCCACTCACCGACTCACGTACTACTCAGAGCAAAAGCCGCTGAAATCCAGAGCCAAGACGCTGCTTTTTGCCATGTTCCGAACCTTCGCACACCACGCAAAGACGGAAAGAAAGCGAGAGCAAAGCGATGATGCCCCCGGTCGCGCTCCGGCTTTGTTCCCCAAAGGAGAGGACCGACCCTACCCCGTAGCCGCTCGATCGCCGGTGTTGGACGCCAACCCGCACCATGGTGCGCCGCGCACAGACGCAGCCTCTCAAGGCCACCATGCATTCTCGTCAACCAGCCAATCACCCAGTGCGCCTCCGCTACGTGCGTTCAGATTACTAGCACAGTACTGAGACGATCGCCACGACCAGCGGCCGAGCGCTATAAAGTACACTGTTCTCTAGCGTCTCTCTCTGCCACTTAGCCCGGCCGCATCCATTGCTGAAGCCGCTCTATGACTGTGTGTGCTCTGTTCTGTCGCAGTAGCTGACTGAGCTGAGAGGGCCGGCCGGGATGGGTTTCTTGTTCGCCGCCAGGGGCTGCGTTGTCGCTGCCGCTCTCCTCTGGCTCTGTGTGATCCTTCCATGCCACGCGAAGCTCTCCACCAGGTTCTACGCCAGGACGTGCCCGAACGTGGAGGCCATCGTGCGGTCGGTGATGGCGCCGGCCGTCGCCGCGGAGCCGCGGATGGGCGCCTCCATCATTCGGCTCttcttccacgactgcttcgtcaACGTGAGTCGGTCGCATTTCTCCATTCTCCTCGGCTCTGCCTGGCAGGCTAGCTCCCTGAGATTGATTAAATTGACACGCGTGCGTATGCTTGTTTGTTCGCCCAGGGATGTGACGCGTCGATCCTCCTGGACGACACGCCGACCTTCACCGGCGAGAAGAACGCCGGCGCGAATGTCAACTCTGTGCGCGGGTACGAGGTGATCGACGCCATCAAGGCGCGCGTCGAGGCGGCCTGCAAGGCCACCGTGTCCTGCGCCGACATCGTCGCGTTGGCAGCCCGCGATGCCGTCAACCTGGTGAGTGCACGTCCCGGTCCGCCGGTGGTAATACCTTATACAGCTCGCAGTGTGTTTGCTAAGTGCTGACGCGAAGTAATCTGCACGGCAGCTCAGGGGCCCGACGTGGAACGTGCCGCTGGGCCGGAAGGACTCGCGCACGGCGACCCAGAGCGCCGCCAACGCGAACCTCCCGGGCCCCGGCTCCAGCGCCGCGTCCCTCGTCTCCGCGTTCGCGGCCAAGGGGCTGTCGGCGCGCGAGATGACGGCGCTGTCCGGTGCGCACACCGTGGGGCGGGCGCGCTGCCTCCTCTTCCGCGGGCGCATCTACGGGGAGACCAACATCAACGCCACCTTCGCGGCGGCGCGGCAGCGGACGTGCCCACAGGCCGGCGGGGACGACAACCTCGCGCCGTTCGACGACCGGACGCCGGATACGTTCGACAACGCCTACTACACGAACCTGGTGGCGCGGCGCGGCCTGCTGCACTCGGACCAGGAGCTGTTCAACGGCGGGTCGCAGGACGCCCTGGTGAGGAAGTACAGCGGCAACGGCAAGATATTCGCCGGCGACTTCGCCAAGGCCATGGTCAAGATGGGTGTCCTCATGCCGGCCTCCGGGACGCCGACGGAGGTCAGGCTGAACTGCAGGAAGGTTAACTAAGGGTGGTTAAGGATTGCCTCACgaacttaacatcacacgtatttaTGGGATTGTGACCGGCTGACGCGAACAGGAGAATTATCCTTGGCGGCCTGATTGATAATCAGGTTGTGTAGTTAGgctctgtttggttcataagtcctaggactttttctaatcCCAACTTATAAGGCACAAATCCCTAAAAAGTCTCTACttgtttggttcctgggacttataagtccctataagaccatattacaactataagtccctataagactctccttgagagtcttatttcataagtcccaaatgcccactttaaatCCCGATAAgttcctcctgtttggtttagatgagacttatagggacttttttaagtctcTAAACCAATAAGtgtctggaaacaaacaccctcttagtTCTCAGCAGGATTGAATTGCGCAGCGCCTACACTTTTCTGACTGAAACAGAGGAGATTAGTATAGTACTCCATGTAttaaaatataagacatttttttgacacagtcATAGTGTTAAAAAAGGTCTTACATATGATACAGAGGTAGTAGAAGACAGTACTACCGAAAATCATGTGAAATGATAGAAAGTGAAACCGCGTACCTAGAAGACAAAAATAAACGTTTTTCAGCAAAACTTACATCACACGAGTACATCTCCTGGCCCCGGGTGCTCGAACAATTTGCGTGCGTAGCTGCCCTGGCTATCACTTGTCGGTGAGCTCGCACTAGTGCCGTAGTGCACCACACTGCCTGCGAAGAGTGGTGCTTTCATCGGCGCCTTGCAATACGTCGGCCCGTGCCCTTTCTGTCGTCAACCTTTACTGATGACCAGCTCCAGCAAACAGCACTACGTACATTTCTTGAGCTAGCTTTGCACATTTCCTTGGGCACGTATCTTCTTCAGGTAATTAGAACTGTAAAATCCGTTTCCCCCGTGAAACAGAAAGTACTGCAAAATGGTTTGGCTGTGTCAAAGCTCCCGCAGTTTTTACGTCAGTCCTGAATGAGCGGATGATTTGTTGCTATCCCAAAATGTCGACGAGTGAAGCACACTGCCAGTGCAGAACTTTCACTGGCACACATGTATTTACTACTGACAAGCGTACCGAACATCGGTCGTCAGCAAGTGCCCGAGCCTGCAGAGCGTTGTGCGGTCCGCGACGGCGCAGGCCGTGGCGGCCGAGCCACGGATGGGCGCGTCCATCCTCCGCTTGttcttccacgactgcttcgtcaATGTGAGCTAGACACCGGTGCCATTTCCTCAGTTGCAATGTGGTGCTCCTAGTTGATTTGCTTTGCTCATCTCCAAGTGTACGTTCTTGCGCAGGGCTGCGACGCGTCGATCTTGCTCGACGACACTGCGAGCTTCACCGGCGAGAAGAACGCCGGGCCGAACGCCAACTCGGTGCGCGGGTACGACGTCATCGACGCCATCAAGGCCCAAGTCGAGGCGTCCTGCAGCGGtgtcgtctcctgcgccgacatcgTCGCCCTGGCTGCACGGGACAGCGTCAACCTGGTATGTAATTAACAAATCACTATTCATCCACCATTGCCGCGTCAAGCAAAGTTTTTCTATGAGTAGCATTTTGAACTTATTTGATGTCCACAATGCAGCTCGGGGGCCCGACGTGGACGGTGCAGCTCGGCCGCCGCGACGCATTGAACGCAAGCCAGAGCGCGGCGAACTCCAACCTCCCGGGGCCGGGTTCCAGCCTTGCCACCCTCATCACCATGTTCGGCAACAAGGGGCTGTCGCCACGGGACATGACGTCGCTGTCCGGCGCGCACACCATCGGGCACGCCCGGTGCACCACATTCCGCGACCGCATCTACAACGATGCCAACATCAATGCCTCGTTCGCGGCGCTCCGGCAGCAGACGTGCCCGCAGTCATCCGGCGGCGACGGCACGCTCGCGCCCATCGACGCGGCGACGCCGGACAAGTTCGACAACTACTACTACCAAAACCTCATGAGCAGGCAGGGCCTTTTCCACTCCGACCAAGAGCTGTTCAACGGCGGGTCGCAGGATGCGCTGGTGAAGAAGTACAGAGGCAATGCTGGCATGTTCGCCGCCGACTTCGCCAGGGCGATGGGGAGGATGGGCAGCCTCATGCCGTCGGCAGACACGCCCACGGAGATCAGGTTGGACTGCAAGAAGGTCAACTAATGTCAACTGGACGACGAATCTTTGCTGAGGGCCGTCCGCGATCAATATCCAGTCCAGTCGAACCGGAGAGGCTGTGTTAGGATTATTAAACGGTGTAAAAGGGTTGTCAAGTGTTTACTGATATTGCTATGTCAACATGGAGCTAATTGTTCAAATATACTCCCTCGTTTACTATTATAAGATGttttaacatatactccctccgtctgaaaatacttgtcgaagaaattgatgtatctagatatattttagttctcattcatttttattcatttctatgacaagtattttcggacggaggaagtatttttttctaAATCAAATGTAGACATGTTTGATAGTTATGGAGAAAATTTTCTTCAGCAAACGTGGTAAATCCTGGCGAAAAAAAATGAGCATGGCAAAGATTTGCCATTCTTGCTCAATGAGGAGTTGCCATGTGAGCTGAAAGAAATTGTCATGCTCGCGACGATATAATTTGCCATCTCGTGTGTCAGATTTGCCATGCTTAAAAAAATCTGACGCCAGGGTGTCAGATCTGCCATGCTTAAATAATCCGACGCCGGATTTGTTCCTAAATCTTAAATGTAAGCATGCTGAGCAATATACCATACTTGATATACATATATGTATAAATGTTAGATTTTTGCCTCTAAAAAATGTTAGTTTCATTGATTTCAAAAGATGTAAGTAAGTTGCAATTATTTAACTTTTGCTAAAAAATTGAGTAACTAATCTTTTCCGATCCACTTATAATATACTTATACAAAAGAAATTGTTGACAAAAACAGACGAACAAAGTTAGAAAAGAATAATAGAAACAAACGAAGGAACATAagctaaaacataaaaataaagtagaatagaaaacaaaaaggaaCTGAAAAGGAGGGAAAGCAAGAGagagcaaaaaaaaaacaatttggtGCTAAACTAAATTATGCTAACGGTATGGGTGCTACCACAACAAATGCAATTTGGTAAAAATTCTAGAAGTTATCATGCCCTGCTAGGGTAATTTCTTGTTGTTAGGAGAACCCTTCATGTTTCTCAAACTCGAAGAGGTCATGGTTAATCCCTATGAGATTGATTGAGCAGGAGAATCAGTCCTGGATTTCCTCCTCCAATGCTTAAACCACTGGATTTGCGGTTGGAGTGGCGTAAAATCACTAGGAGAATGGAGAAAACTGGGGATGGCCGAAGCCTCGACGGGTTATGTTAAATTAAATGTTGACGCCGGTTTCAACATCGACACGCTTCAGGCTACAGCTGGAGCTGTAATGAGAAACTCAAAGGGACAttttattgccgctagtaattgaaagattGATTGGAGTGCAGACGCTCTAATGGCTGAAGCATATGCTCTTCGGTTTGGATTGTCGCTTGCACAAGCAACGGGTTGCAACAGAATTGTGGTGAATCCGGACAACATCGAGGACTAACACACTCAATGTTGGAGCAGTTTCTCCAGGGAGTGTTGCTGCCATCTTTGATAACCGCTATCATATAGCATGTCAATTTCCAGTTACTAACTTTTAACCCTGTATTGGAGGGAAAAAAAATCTTGTTACCCATGACCAGCAAAGTTAGCAAAATATGTGTTGGTTGTAATAGTTGGTGGAGGATGCTTCGCCTTCTCTAATATCTCTTCTGATAGATAATGTAACTCTTATTATCTGTtgttcgttgtactgtcatgattgaagatgaataggtcAACAGTTTtccgaaaaaaataaaataaagcagAGCTGATTAAGTTCAAAAACAAAGAAAGGCAAccctaaaaaaacaaaaacaaagaaaggccaaaaaaaccgGATCAAACAAAAAACCAGAACAGCACCAAAGCCCAGaacagaaaaaagagagagagagaaacaggaaAATTGGATATCTATGCTGTGCATTGGGCCAACAAAAATGGAATCTGCCGGTACATAGGGCCTTCCGTTTATCGGCCCAAAACAATCGACCAGTCCAGCAGCCCCCGTCACTCTCTCTTGGGCCCTGTTTGGAATGTCGTTTCTACTTTGAATACACTTGTAAAAGTTACAGGCCACCGGCCGTCGTTTTCGTTTCCACCTGCAAATCACTACTGGCCGGTAAGATACACTCGTAAGAAAAATACACCTGTATTTATTTACACCGATTCCAAGCGCGGCCTTGGTCTCTTTCTTCTACACGTCTCCTCTCCATCCCCACGTCCACCCACCCCACCAATGGATtctctcccgccgccgccgtcgctgccgccgTTTGGCTCGTTGCCCTCTCTCCCTTGGCCTGACCTCGTCGCCGGTGCGGCCGGTGCCACCCTACGCCTCGTCTCCGCCCACTCACGCCACTTCCTCGCCCtctcctgcctcctcctcctgccgctctccctcctcctcctctccctccccaCGCCCTTCCCCGGCGCCTCTCCTTCCGTCTCCCTCCGATCCCCGCAAGATTCTTGGAGTAACCCCCTCTTGCTTCTCGCTCTCGTGGCGGCGCTTCTTTACctcgccgccttcgccgccgccgccgccagcgcgcACGCCGGATTCTTCGGCCGCCCCGTCAAGCTCCTCGCTTCGCTTATCTCCGTGCCTGCTTCCGTTCTCCGCGTCCTCCTCACAGCCCTCCCGGCCTCCCCTCTTCTGCTTATCCCCCTGCTCCCACTGCCCGCTGAAATTAGCACAGGTATTGCTCTTCTCGGCGTCTCCCTCTTAGCCCCCTTCTGGTCCCTCGCCGGCGCCGCAGCCATCGTGGAGTCCACTGCTGGGCCCTCCGCGCTCCGCCAGAGCTGCCGGTTGCTCTCCGGGGCACGCCTGGCAGCGCTCTCCGCGTTCTTGGTCTTAGCCGCAGGCATTGGGATAGTACTCTGGGGTTTCAGTGGGGTGGCCATGGAGACATATGATGCTGCCACCGGTTGGGCTGGCATGGCGCCGGCTGTGGTCAAGGCCATGGTTGGAACGGCGATGTTGGCTGCAATGATGCTGTATGGAATGGTGATCAACGTGGTATTGTATATGCACTGCCGTGCGCTGCATGGGGAGCTCACTGGAGAGATCTACAATGAATTTGCAAGCTCATATGTCTACCTGCCGTTCGATGAGGGCAAGGATCATCATATTGTATCGGTGGTCACACTTTGGCCTTGATTGTCTATCGCGCCATCTGGATAATGGTGAGTTTATACATCCCAATAACAGTTTTGACCACATAGTGATGCCCATGTGTTCATCGCTGCTCCTCTCTGCATTAGTGTGTGTTCCTCTGTGCAATTGATAAGATGAAATGGTGTCTTGTTAGCCTCAGATGCTGTGCCCTTAACAGAAAAGTGTCTTTTATATGTAGGGTGTTGTATCAATGTTACTGAATAGCAAACCAGTAATTATATGGATGGTTTACCTCAGAACAACATAGTGGTGTATCAGGGATGACTGAAAAGTCCAT
It contains:
- the LOC119339707 gene encoding peroxidase P7-like, translated to MGFLFAARGCVVAAALLWLCVILPCHAKLSTRFYARTCPNVEAIVRSVMAPAVAAEPRMGASIIRLFFHDCFVNGCDASILLDDTPTFTGEKNAGANVNSVRGYEVIDAIKARVEAACKATVSCADIVALAARDAVNLLRGPTWNVPLGRKDSRTATQSAANANLPGPGSSAASLVSAFAAKGLSAREMTALSGAHTVGRARCLLFRGRIYGETNINATFAAARQRTCPQAGGDDNLAPFDDRTPDTFDNAYYTNLVARRGLLHSDQELFNGGSQDALVRKYSGNGKIFAGDFAKAMVKMGVLMPASGTPTEVRLNCRKVN
- the LOC119338198 gene encoding uncharacterized protein LOC119338198, giving the protein MDSLPPPPSLPPFGSLPSLPWPDLVAGAAGATLRLVSAHSRHFLALSCLLLLPLSLLLLSLPTPFPGASPSVSLRSPQDSWSNPLLLLALVAALLYLAAFAAAAASAHAGFFGRPVKLLASLISVPASVLRVLLTALPASPLLLIPLLPLPAEISTGIALLGVSLLAPFWSLAGAAAIVESTAGPSALRQSCRLLSGARLAALSAFLVLAAGIGIVLWGFSGVAMETYDAATGWAGMAPAVVKAMVGTAMLAAMMLYGMVINVVLYMHCRALHGELTGEIYNEFASSYVYLPFDEGKDHHIVSVVTLWP
- the LOC119338200 gene encoding peroxidase 52-like, with the protein product MGASILRLFFHDCFVNGCDASILLDDTASFTGEKNAGPNANSVRGYDVIDAIKAQVEASCSGVVSCADIVALAARDSVNLLGGPTWTVQLGRRDALNASQSAANSNLPGPGSSLATLITMFGNKGLSPRDMTSLSGAHTIGHARCTTFRDRIYNDANINASFAALRQQTCPQSSGGDGTLAPIDAATPDKFDNYYYQNLMSRQGLFHSDQELFNGGSQDALVKKYRGNAGMFAADFARAMGRMGSLMPSADTPTEIRLDCKKVN